Proteins from one Sarcophilus harrisii chromosome 2, mSarHar1.11, whole genome shotgun sequence genomic window:
- the NFKBIA gene encoding LOW QUALITY PROTEIN: NF-kappa-B inhibitor alpha (The sequence of the model RefSeq protein was modified relative to this genomic sequence to represent the inferred CDS: inserted 1 base in 1 codon), producing MFHVLRQSQEESPQEHGMEGPXDGLKKERLLDDRHDSGLDSMKDEEYELMVKELKEIRIQPQEAHAGPPQESWKLQITEDGDTFLHLAIIHEEKTLSLEIIRQVGGDLAFLNSQNNLQQTPLHLAVITKQPEIAEALLKAGCDPELRDFQGNTPLHLACEQGCLAGIGVLTQYCQIQDLLSVLHSTNYNGHTCLHLASIHGYLAVVEHLVSLGADVNAQEPCNGRTALHLAVDLQNPELVSLLLRCGADVNKVTYQGYSPYQLTWGRENTTIQKLLGQLTMENLQMLPESEDEESYDTELEFTEDELLYDDCVIGGQRLAL from the exons ATGTTTCACGTTTTGAGGCAGTCTCAGGAGGAGAGCCCCCAGGAGCACGGCATGGAAGGCC GGGACGGGCTCAAAAAGGAGCGGCTTTTAGATGATCGCCACGATAGCGGCCTGGACTCGATGAAAGATGAGGAATACGAGCTGATGGTGAAAGAGCTGAAGGAGATCAGGATTCAGCCTCAGGAGGCGCATGCCGGGCCGCCCCAGGAGTCTTGGAAACTACAGATCACCGAGGACGGAGACAC GTTTCTCCACTTGGCCATCATTCACGAAGAGAAGACGTTGAGTTTGGAAATCATCCGACAAGTGGGAGGGGATTTGGCTTTCCTCAACTCTCAGAACAATCTGCAACAG ACTCCTCTTCACTTGGCAGTGATCACCAAACAGCCAGAGATTGCTGAGGCACTCCTAAAAGCTGGCTGTGACCCAGAGCTCAGGGACTTTCAAGGGAATACACCTCTGCACCTTGCTTGTGAGCAGGGCTGCCTGGCTGGTATAGGAGTGCTTACCCAATATTGCCAAATCCAGGACCTCCTCTCAGTGCTTCATTCTACAAACTACAATG GTCACACATGCCTCCATTTGGCTTCCATCCATGGCTACTTAGCAGTAGTGGAACATTTGGTATCCTTGGGAGCTGATGTCAATGCTCAG GAGCCCTGTAATGGCCGAACTGCCCTCCATCTTGCTGTAGACTTGCAGAATCCTGAACTGGTATCACTCCTTTTGAGGTGTGGGGCTGATGTCAACAAAGTAACTTACCAGGGTTACTCTCCATATCAACTCACTTGGGGCAGAGAAAATACTACAATTCAAAAGCTTTTGGGGCAGCTGACCATGGAAAACTTGCAAATGCTTCCAGAGAGTGAAGATGAAGAGAGCTATGATACAGAGTTGGAATTCACAGAGGATGAA ttgcTCTATGATGACTGTGTGATTGGAGGCCAACGACTAGCATTATGA